CCTGACGAGCATTGAGGCAAAGCCATTTTCATTTCAAGCTCCTTTTTATCTTTAGGCAAGCAGGCAGTCGCTCCAAAGAAGCCCACTTTAATTCTCTCTGATCCACATCTTGCGTATGAAAAAGAGCTTTTTAATGTCATAAAACACTGGCCAGATATTTCACTGGCAATATCCTCATTGGTGCGATCATAAGAAATAATTTCACACCCAGCACAAAGCAAAAGAGGTAATACAATTAGGTATTTCATTTTCACCTTAGAAGTCAACTGCCAACTACATATTCAGCAAAATTAGCTGTTCCGAAGAAACGCGGAGTATTAAATCTATAAGCATAATCATCGACACTATCGCTAGTGGTCAAGCTACCTCCAAATTTGTCATAGACGAATTTTTCAAAAGCCTGCGCACCTTTTCCTTGGCTGAATAACTGAGACATCCGACTATCAGGGCCAAAGTAAAAACTTTGACCATCACCATTTTACAAAACCGTTCCCCCAAAATATTTCAAGAGGTCGACAGGCGACATATTATTGATTTCGTCCTGAGTCAATCCCTTTTGTGCAATAGCCACGTAGTCAAAGATGCCTATTCCAGCAAAGTCTAACACAGTTTGAACGGCATCCCAGAAGCTTTAGGCTGGCTCTGGTGTCTGTTCTGTTTCTTCTCTTTGTATCGGAGACACCACCTCGGGCGCATCCTCATTAACCGTCACGGTAACGTTTTAATGCCAAGGAAAGGCTATTGAAAAATGTTCTGATGAAAAAACCTAGGCAGTTGACGAAAAAGATTAAATGAACTTGTCCACTTCCCCATTAATGCCATCTGTTACAAACTCAATAAGACTAGACAGACCAATATGCAATCCACTTCCACTGGCCACCCGCCTTTAAAAAACGATAACGGCGCAGGCGCTTGGCGTAAAATTTCTTGGATTAATTTATGGGGATTTTGGCTTGAACAAGCTGGGTTTGAGATTGGGACGCCTTACACCATTACAGGCTACAACAAGTAATTGATTTTTTTGGCAGAGTAAAACAAGTAGCCCCGCTTTGCGGGACCAGTATTGTTCATACCTTATTTATTTCTTAGGCTTTTTTTCGTCGACTAATCCCAATTTTAAACATTGATACAACAGTGATCATAAGCAGATAAAAAGGAATATAAAGCAGCCCACCAAAAAGCAACCCTTGCAAAAAATATTGCTTCGTAGAGATTGGTAGACAAAAGTACGACATAAAAACAATACCAGATAACAAATAGATCCAGTGTAATCGTTTATTTTTGGCCGTTATTTGCCATAAATTCCATCCCCAAAATATCAAGGGTATTCAAGTGTCATTCGGTGTTCAGGTTTATTATAAATTCGACCTGTTAAAAACATGATTCTCGATAGCAGTTTCCAGCTATCATCTGTTAGCATGAGTCTCGGCATTTGGGAAAGTTAAATTTTTTTTGGCGAAATCATTATAAACGACCCAATTGCTGATTACTTTTCATACCACAAAGATCAATACGCTCTAATTACAAATCATTAATATCAGGTTCAGAAATTAGTAGTTTTAATCAAAAAGCACCGCTTTTGACACTAGGACTAAATAAAGGTTGTCTTTTTACCAAAATAAGTTAAATTTTTAACTCAAAGGAATTGAACACTTATTGTTAACGGAAAACTAAAATCAAGCTTGCAACTCCAAGCACCAGCCTTTATACAAATTATTTAAATTTAATCTCACAAACTTCGGAAAAGTTCACATAAAGACTATGTGCGGCTTTTAACCTTACACTAACAACATCGTCTTTTTTGATCACCGCATTTACAGTAACTGCATTTTCAATAATTGCATTTTATTTTGTTGTGTTATTGCATGTCGATGTGTAAGGTGATGGTATGTATTTCGTGAGTGATAGAAAACGTGGTGAACAAACTTATACCCAATGACGCAACGAGAGAGTTAAGGGCCTATTTACTATCTGACTCGGTAACAGAAACCTCTACTGAGTTTGTTCCAATGGCTGCGGCTTCTAGTGTTCTTGGAGTGACAACTCAAACAATGAAGTTGCGCATCCGAGAAGGTAAGTTAAATGCCAAGACGTTCTTTGTAATTGAGCCAGACCGCAAATCATGGGCAGGTGTTGAAGCTGGCTCTTTAAAATCTTTGCTTGAAGAAAAAGAGCGTCGTAGAGCTCGAATTAAACATAATGTCGACTTGTGTGCGAGCAAAGGGGTCTATATGAACTACTCACAAGTGATGAATGATGTTGGTATGGATTGGCACAGTCCTCCAGATAGGAAATATATCAATCAAGTACTTGAAGAGATAAACCATCAGTCATTCAAGGAAACTATCGATGCTGGTTCACCTTGTTTAAAAGGTTGCGTGGTCGTCAGTATTAACGAAGGGATCCCAACCGATTCTTTCTTCCGCTGCGCTGTCGAGTTGGGTGTTTGCGAGGTGGCTGACATTGAAAATCTTACGCATCGACGTGAATTTTGGCAGGAACAATTTGATTTAACCAAGCAGGTATATGGAGGCAGTTATGAGCAGTGAGCACATTATCCATATAGAAGATGTCTATAAAGGGTATGACGGGAAAGTAATACTGAAAGATATCGATTTGAAAATTCAAGAAGGTGAATTTTGCTCAGTCGTTGGGCCGTCTGGTTGTGGTAAAAGCACCCTACTTCGCCTGTTACTAGGTCAAGAACTGCCTGATTCGGGCAGTATTCTTTTCGACGGAAAGCCAGTGATAGGACCAGAACCAAGCCGAGGTGTCGTCTATCAAAAGTACAGTTTATTCCCTCACCTAACGGTGCTAGAGAACGTCATGTTAGGCCCAAAATACCTTGGCATAAATGGTAAGAAAGCCAATAAAGCCGAGATGGTTGAACGAGCAATGTACTTTTTGAAGCGTGTCAGACTAGACAACGCTGCTGATAAGTATCCCGACCAACTGTCCGGTGGTATGCAACAGCGTGTTGCAATCACGCAGACACTGATTGCAGAACCCAAATTGCTGCTAATGGATGAACCCTTCGGAGCATTGGATCCCGATACACGTGAAGAACTCCAAGTTTTTCTGCTGGAACTGTGGGAATCACTTAAATTAACCGTTCTATTCGTGACGCATTCGTTAGAAGAAGCGTGTTTTGTCGGTACCCGGCTGATTGCACTGAGTCAATACAACAGTTATTCGAGCGCAAAGATTGTCGAGGATCACCTCTTGGATAAAGAGGTCAAATCAACAACAAAGGATGACCTCAAATTTATCGAATTGATCACACAAGTGCGCAAGAACGCATTTGACCCAGATATTTTGCAACATCTAGAAGAATTTAACTTAAAGCATCCTGATAGCTTTATGACACCTTAAGGAAGACACTATGAAACGACTTTTAATCGCATGTTTAGCAAGCGTACCAATGCTGGTAAACGCTGTTACGGATATAACAGTACAACCGGTAGAAGAGCGCCAATTACCGGCACCGAAAAA
The window above is part of the Marinomonas sp. THO17 genome. Proteins encoded here:
- a CDS encoding SymE family type I addiction module toxin — translated: MQSTSTGHPPLKNDNGAGAWRKISWINLWGFWLEQAGFEIGTPYTITGYNK
- a CDS encoding ABC transporter ATP-binding protein, encoding MSSEHIIHIEDVYKGYDGKVILKDIDLKIQEGEFCSVVGPSGCGKSTLLRLLLGQELPDSGSILFDGKPVIGPEPSRGVVYQKYSLFPHLTVLENVMLGPKYLGINGKKANKAEMVERAMYFLKRVRLDNAADKYPDQLSGGMQQRVAITQTLIAEPKLLLMDEPFGALDPDTREELQVFLLELWESLKLTVLFVTHSLEEACFVGTRLIALSQYNSYSSAKIVEDHLLDKEVKSTTKDDLKFIELITQVRKNAFDPDILQHLEEFNLKHPDSFMTP